A window of Terriglobales bacterium genomic DNA:
CCCGGGGGCACCCCCCTTGCGCGCTTGGGGGCTAGTCGTAAGCCATTTGCGGTCAATCGTATACAGTTGGCATTTTCGAATTGAGAATAGCACTCAGCGGTCAGCACCAGCATTCAGCCAAAACGATTCCTCAAAGCTCGAAACCTGAAACGGCCTCCCGGGGGTACCCCCCTTGCGCGCTTGGGGGCTAGTCGTAAGTCGTTTGCGGTCAATCGTATACAGTTGGCCTTTCGAATTGAGAATAGCACTCAGCGGTCAGCACTCAGCATTCAGCCAAAACGATTCCTCAAAGCTCGAAACCCGAAACGGCTTCCCGGGGGGTACCCCCCTTGCGCGCTTGGGGGCTAGTTGATTTTCAGGAAGATTGCGGGAGGACCCACCCCCACTTGCTGGCAGGTGTTTTGGGTGTCCAAAACCGCGTCTGACCCCCGTCATTATTGGCGAAAATCGAGATGAGAGGAGAGACTTGCTGGGTGATCAAAAACAGTTCCAATCCTCGGTCTTCAGAATCCGGAGTCGCGCTAAATTTTCAAAGAGCAGATGGGGCCATAAACCCCCGGCATTCTGAAATGCCGTCTTTACTCTAAGGGCTCCGCAGCCAAACCCAGGCTGCTACGCCCTCGCCAACTGCTCGCGCTCATCCGGCGCTCGCATTTGGCTCACCCGGGGTCTAAGGGCTCCGCAGCCAAACCCAGGCTGCTACGCCCTCGCCAACTGCTCGCGCTCATCCGGCGCTCGCATTTGGCTCACCCTGTTCTTTTGCGGTTGTTTTACTGGCAACCGGTAGCTGACAACTACTTCAACCGCTTCTCCATGATGGCCTGCGGCTTCCAAAGAGTCAATGGTTTGATATCAGATTGGTACCATTCGGCGGGTTTGTCGTGCTTTTGAAACTTGAAACTTGAAACTGCTTTTATAGAGCCCCATAGGTGGCGACGCGAGACCTTTATATCACCTTGAATTCTTTGAGGTTCAGGGGCCACAGAATTATGAAGTTCTCGTTTGCCCCATCACTATACGGCCGGTCGCGATACGCAACTCGCATGGGATATGGCGGCGGTTGGCTTTTGACGATCTGTTGGACTCCTTCAAAGGTCTTGGCGGGTTCATCGGTGAAAATGAAGACGTTAAATTCTCCCATGCCAAAATCATGGCCATCCACTTCGGAAGAATCGTCCAAACCTTCCATCAGGCTTTCCTCGAAAGCGACCAAACGGTCAAAATCTTCGCTGGAGCTAGCCGGGAACTGGATGACGAGTTGGTATTTCATGGGTTTTGTGAGCGCGAAACCTGAGCTATTCTTTCGCGTATTATTCCAAATCGGTAAGGCAAAAGCAAAATCTTTAACCGCAGAGGTCGCAGGGGTTCGCAGAGGCTTGAAAGGCAGTTTCGGGTTTCGAGTTTCGAGTTTCAAAGGCAAAAGCTAACCGCGGATTTCACGGATTAACGCGGATCAGGAAAATCTAACCACAAAGGACGCAAAGAAATTGCGCCATTAATTCATCGGGTCATTGCGTCATTGAGTAATCGGGGGATTTACGATTTTTGATTTCCGATTTTTCCCTTTGCCTTTGTGTCCAGCCTTTGTGTCCTTTGTGGTTAGACTCTCTTACTGGGGCACGCAGTTGCAGGCTGACCGGAAGCGGTCGCTTGATCCTTTGCCGGTGAGCACGACCAGCCAGCCTACGCCGTTTTTGCACTGGGGGCGGCGAATGGGAGTGATCTGGAGCCTCGCGTCGAGCGCCGGCCAATCCAGAATTGCTGTGGTGCAAACCGAGGGTTGGGCGAACTGGCATTTACAGGCGGGGCACTTGGTCTTGCGCTCGGATTCGGCCTGCGCCAGCAGGGCATCTATGATCACCAGCTTGGCGTCCTGCGGGTCACAGGCGTCGGCAACCCGGAAATCGGGAACGCGATGTTCCTGCGTTTCCGCCTTGATGCAGGATTGCTGAGCCAATGCCAAAGATGAGAACCCTCCCAAAAACAATGCACACAAAATCAGACGGTAACTGTGCATGACATCCTCCTTGTGAAAGATAAGAAGTTTAACCACAAAGGACACAAAGGAACAAGGACAAGGGCACAAAGGAAAACACGCTTGTCATTGATGCCCCATAACTAATTGATACTAAACTAGTTACTGATGAACCGGTGGGCTCGGCCGGAATGCGAGCGGTTGCAACTGGCACAACTTTTCGCTTTCTACGGGTTTTAACATGAGATAGAGTCCGTGCTGACGAAACATATAAGAGGTCTTATGCCGCAAGGTTCGAGTTCAGCGAGCAGGAAGTTCATCCTTCTATTGATTGTTTTGGCGCTGAGTGTATGTGTATCTCTCGTGGTGGGCGCTGATAAAAAGAAAAAATCAAATAAAGCTTCGGCGCAATCGAGCATTCCGCAGATTGAAGAAGAAAAGCGCGCGCTGCATGTGCTGAACCGGCTGACGTTTGGTCCGCGGCCGGGCGACGTGGATAGCGTCAGCAAGCTGGGCGTGGATAAGTGGATCGATCAGCAACTGCATCCTGACAAGATTGATGACTCGGCGCTGGAGACGCGCCTGGCTCCGCTGCGTACCCTGAGCATGAGCACGCACGACATTGTAGATAACTTCCCGCCGCCGCAGATTATCCGGGCAGTGGCGGAAGGCAAGATGGATATGCCCTCTGATCCTGCGAAGCGCGCCATCTATCAGAGCGCAATCGACAATTACAAGGCGCTGCAGGAACGCAAGAACGAAAATGCGCAGCAGGATCCGCCGGCGCAGACGGGCAATCAACAGGCTGGCAATCAGCCGGGACCGAATCCGCAGGCCCCAAATCAACAGGCAGGCGATCCTAATATGGCCAACGGCAATATGGCCGACCCGGCCGATAATTCCGATGATCCCGCGGTGCGGCAAAAAAAGCAGCAGCAGCGCGAGGCGCGCATGTACGCCGAGTTGAAGGCGCAGGAGCTGCTGGACCTTCCCTCCGATCAGCGCTATGCCGCCATCATGAAGCTCTCGCCGCAAGAGCGCCAGGTCATGAACCGCACGCTCAGCAATGACGACCGCCAGCAGATGCTGAACGAGCTTACGCCGCAGCAGCGGGAGACGTTCATAGCGTTGAATAATCCGCAGCAGGTGGTGGCGCTGGAGTTGCAGGAAGGCAAGATTTTGCGAGCGGCCTACAGCGAACGCCAACTGGAAGAAGTGATGACCGACTTCTGGTTCAACCACTTCAACGTGTTCATCAACAAGGGCCCGGACCGCTACCTGATCACGGCGTATGAGCGCGATGTGATTCGTCCGCATGTGTTTGGGAAGTTTAAGGACCTGCTGATGGCTACGGCGCAGTCGCCGGCGATGCTGTTTTACCTGGATAACTGGCAGAGTGTTGGACCTGACTCTGACGTCGCGCTGCGCGGACAGGGCCGTTACGGAAATGGGAATGGG
This region includes:
- a CDS encoding DUF1800 family protein yields the protein MPQGSSSASRKFILLLIVLALSVCVSLVVGADKKKKSNKASAQSSIPQIEEEKRALHVLNRLTFGPRPGDVDSVSKLGVDKWIDQQLHPDKIDDSALETRLAPLRTLSMSTHDIVDNFPPPQIIRAVAEGKMDMPSDPAKRAIYQSAIDNYKALQERKNENAQQDPPAQTGNQQAGNQPGPNPQAPNQQAGDPNMANGNMADPADNSDDPAVRQKKQQQREARMYAELKAQELLDLPSDQRYAAIMKLSPQERQVMNRTLSNDDRQQMLNELTPQQRETFIALNNPQQVVALELQEGKILRAAYSERQLEEVMTDFWFNHFNVFINKGPDRYLITAYERDVIRPHVFGKFKDLLMATAQSPAMLFYLDNWQSVGPDSDVALRGQGRYGNGNGKFNPRRPFGGGQARRPQQQQQRPQQQQQKAQQQRRGLNENYAREIMELHTLGVDGGYTQKDVTELAKVLTGWTIREPQRGGDFEYNEHMHQPGSKSFLGQTIKEDGQHEGERAIEMLAKSPSTAKFISRKLAMRFVSDTPPQALVDRMAQTYLKSDGDIREVLRTMFKSPEFWATDSYRAKVKTPLEFVVSSIRATNADVSNVQPLVGTLNRMGMPLYGMQPPTGYSMKQEAWVNSSALLDRMNFALALGNGRLNGIQIDQQHIFNGTTPTDAAAAQAVLEQALLDGDISAQTHETISKQLSDPKVTGRKLDDPARPPNVGVIAGLILGSPEFQRR